In one Drosophila albomicans strain 15112-1751.03 chromosome X, ASM965048v2, whole genome shotgun sequence genomic region, the following are encoded:
- the LOC117572048 gene encoding rho-associated protein kinase 1 isoform X4 encodes MDGERRRRATTLEREMRDPTSICNVDCLLDTVSALVSDCDHDSLKRLKNIEQYAYKYKPLAQRINQLRMNVDDFDFIKLIGAGAFGEVQLVRHKSSRHVYAMKRLSKFEMMKRPDSAFFWEERHIMAHANSEWIVQLHFAFQDSKYLYMVMDFMPGGDIVSLMGDYEIPEKWAIFYTMEVVLALDTIHNMGFVHRDVKPDNMLLDSYGHLKLADFGTCMRMGANGQVVSSNAVGTPDYISPEVLQSQGVDNEYGRECDWWSVGIFLYEMLVGETPFYADSLVGTYGKIMDHKNSLSFPPEVEISEQAKALIRAFLTDRTQRLGRYGIEDIKAHPFFRNDTWSFDNIRESVPPVVPELTSDDDTRNFEDIERDEKPEEMFPVPKSFDGNHLPFIGFTYTGDYQLLSSDTVDAESKEAQSVNSSSNSSGNAANNNHGHNHSRHRPSNSNELKRLEALLERERARAEQLEQQDTSLRQQMELSTKREAELQRIATEYEKDLALRQHNYKVAMQKVEVEIELRKKAEAQMVETQRKLENEQKTRTRDLNINEKVLTLEKQLHDMELSFKSETEHTQKLKKQNAELGFTLKTHEEKVRDMCEMIDTLQKHKEELGQENAELQAQMVQEKNLRSQLKELHKEAENKMQTLANDHERTLSREQKAQEDNRALLEKISELEKTHASLDFELKAAQGRYQQEVKAHQETEKSRLVSREEANLQEVKALQSKLNEEKSARIKADQNSQEKERQLSMLSVDYRQIQLRLQKLEGECRQESEKVAALQSQLDQEHSKRNALLSELSLYSSEVAHLRSRENQLQKELAAQREAKRRFEEDLAQLKSTHHEALANNRELQAQLEAEQCFSRLYKTQANENREESAERLAKIEDLEEERVSLKHQVQVAVARADSEALARSIAEETVADLEKEKTIKELELKDFIMKHRNEINVKEATLATLKEAESELHKKLTLKANECDELQQQHKKQLDELQQQRAAKDEEIAKLGEKCKNEVLLKQTAVNKLAEVMNRRDSESQKQKSKARSTAELRKKEKEMRRLQQELSQERDKYNQLLLKHQDLQQQSVEDQQLKQKMFMEIDCKATEIEHLQSKLNETASLSSADNDPEDSQDSVFEGWLSVPNKQNRRRGQSWKRQYVIVSSRKIIFYNSEFDKHNTTDAVLILDLSKVYHVRSVTQGDVIRADAKEIPRIFQLLYAGEGASHRPDEQLDSTLLGSGNEERPGTIIHKGHEFVQITYHMPTACEVCTKQLWHVFKPPAAYECKRCRNKIHKEHVDKHDPLAPCKLNHDPRSARDMLLLAATPEEQSLWVARLLKRIQKSGYKANSSNNNSTDGSKISPSQSTRSAYKPYAAIVQRSATLPANSSLKQ; translated from the exons ATGGATGGGGAGCGGCGACGTCG AGCGACGACGCTGGAGCGCGAGATGCGCGATCCGACGAGCATCTGCAACGTGGACTGTCTGCTGGACACGGTGTCGGCGCTGGTCAGCGATTGTGATCACGATTCGCTGAAGCGTCTCAAGAACATTGAGCAGTATGCCTACAAAT ATAAACCGCTGGCGCAGCGCATTAATCAGCTGCGCATGAATGTGGATGACTTTGATTTCATCAAACTGATCGGAGCGGGCGCCTTTGGCGAAGTGCAGCTGGTGCGTCACAAATCCTCACGTCACGTCTACGCGATGAAACGTCTCTCGAAATTCGAGATGATGAAGCGACCCGATTCCGCCTTCTTCTGGGAGGAACGTCACATCATGGCGCATGCCAACTCCGAGTGGATTGTCCAGCTGCACTTTGCCTTCCAGGACAGCAAATATCTGTACATGGTGATGGACTTTATGCCCGGCGGCGACATCGTATCGCTGATGGGCGACTACGAGATACCGGAGAAGTGGGCCATCTTCTATACGATGGAAGTGGTGCTCGCCTTGGACACCATACACAACATGGGCTTCGTGCATCGCGACGTCAAGCCGGATAACATGCTGTTGGACAGTTATGGCCATCTGAAGCTAGCCGATTTCGGCACCTGTATGCGCATGGGCGCCAACGGTCAGGTGGTGTCCAGCAATGCGGTCGGCACTCCCGACTACATCAGTCCCGAGGTGCTCCAATCCCAGGGCGTTGACAATGAGTACGGACGGGAATGCGATTGGTGGTCGGTGGGCATATTCCTCTACGAGATGCTGGTGGGCGAGACGCCCTTCTATGCGGACTCGCTGGTGGGCACGTACGGCAAGATCATGGATCACAAGAACTCGCTGAGTTTTCCCCCCGAGGTGGAGATCAGTGAGCAGGCGAAGGCGTTGATTCGCGCCTTTCTCACCGATCGGACACAGCGTCTGGGTCGCTATGGCATCGAGGACATCAAGGCGCATCCGTTCTTTCGCAACGACACCTGGTCCTTTGACAACATACGCGAGAGTGTTCCGCCCGTTGTTCCCGAGCTGACGTCCGACGATGATACGCGCAATTTCGAGGACATCGAACGAGATGAGAAACCCGAAGAGATGTTTCCCGTGCCCAAGAGTTTCGATGGCAATCATTTGCCCTTCATCGGGTTCACCTACACGGGCGACTATCAGCTACTGTCCAGCGACACCGTCGACGCCGAGTCCAAGGAGGCGCAGTCGgtgaacagcagcagtaacagcagcggcaacgcGGCGAACAATAATCACGGCCACAATCACAGTCGCCATCGACCCTCGAATTCCAATGAGCTGAAGCGTCTTGAGGCGCTGCTGGAGCGAGAACGCGCTCGGGCCGAGCAACTGGAGCAGCAGGACACGAGTCTGCGGCAACAGATGGAGCTGAGTACGAAACGCGAAGCGGAACTGCAACGCATCGCCACCGAATACGAGAAGGATTTGGCTTTGAGACAGCACAATTACAAAGTCGCCATGCAGAAGGTCGAGGTGGAGATTGAGCTGCGGAAGAAGGCCGAGGCACAGATGGTGGAGACACAGCGGAAGCTGGAGAACGAACAGAAGACGCGCACACGCGATCTGAACATCAACGAGAAGGTGCTGACGCTGGAGAAGCAATTGCATGACATGGAGCTCAGTTTCAAGAGCGAAACGGAGCACACACAGAAGCTGAAGAAGCAGAATGCCGAGCTTGGGTTCACACTGAAGACGCACGAGGAGAAGGTGCGCGACATGTGCGAAATGATCGATACGCTGCAGAAGCACAAGGAGGAACTCGGCCAGGAGAATGCCGAACTCCAGGCGCAAATGGTGCAGGAGAAGAATCTCCGTTCGCAGCTCAAGGAGCTGCACAAGGAGGCCGAGAACAAAATGCAAACGCTGGCCAACGATCACGAGCGCACGCTGTCCCGCGAACAGAAGGCCCAAGAGGACAATCGGGCGCTGCTCGAGAAGATCAGCGAACTGGAGAAGACGCACGCGAGTCTCGACTTTGAGCTGAAGGCCGCCCAGGGTCGCTATCAGCAGGAGGTAAAGGCGCATCAGGAGACGGAGAAGTCGCGTCTGGTGTCCCGCGAGGAGGCCAATCTCCAGGAGGTGAAGGCGCTGCAATCGAAGCTCAACGAGGAGAAGTCGGCACGCATCAAGGCCGATCAGAACTCGCAGGAGAAGGAACGACAGCTGAGCATGCTGTCGGTGGACTATCGCCAAATACAGCTACGTCTGCAGAAGCTCGAGGGCGAGTGCCGTCAGGAGTCGGAGAAGGTGGCGGCTCTGCAATCGCAGCTGGATCAGGAGCACAGCAAACGCAACGCGTTGCTCTCGGAACTGAGTCTGTACAGCTCGGAGGTGGCGCATTTACGCTCCCGGGAGAATCAACTACAAAAGGAGCTGGCTGCCCAGCGGGAGGCGAAGCGACGCTTCGAGGAGGATCTGGCACAGTTGAAGAGCACGCATCACGAGGCGTTGGCCAACAATCGGGAGCTGCAGGCACAACTCGAGGCGGAGCAATGCTTCTCGCGCCTCTACAAGACGCAGGCGAACGAGAATCGCGAGGAGAGCGCCGAGCGTCTGGCCAAGATCGAGGATCTCGAGGAGGAGCGCGTCTCCCTCAAGCATCAAGTGCAAGTGGCGGTCGCAAGAGCCGACTCGGAGGCCCTGGCACGCTCCATTGCCGAGGAGACGGTCGCGGATCTGGAGAAGGAGAAGACGATCAAGGAACTGGAGCTCAAGGATTTTATCATGAAGCATCGCAACGAGATCAACGTGAAGGAAGCGACACTCGCCACGCTCAAGGAGGCCGAATCGGAGTTGCACAAGAAGCTCACGCTCAAGGCCAACGAATGCGacgagctgcagcagcagcataagaAACAGCTCGAcgagctgcagcaacagcgtgCCGCCAAGGACGAGGAGATCGCCAAGCTGGGCGAGAAGTGCAAGAACGAGGTGCTGCTCAAGCAGACCGCCGTCAACAAGCTGGCCGAGGTGATGAACCGTCGAGACTCGGAGTCGCAAA AACAAAAGAGCAAGGCCCGCTCTACGGCCGAGTTACgcaagaaggagaaggagatgCGCCGATTGCAGCAGGAGTTGTCGCAGGAGCGCGACAAGTACAatcagctgctgctcaagCATCAGgatctgcagcagcagtccGTCGAGGATCAGCAGCTCAAGCAGAAGATGTTCATGGAGATCGATTGCAAAGCCACCGAAATCGAGCATCTGCAGAGCAAACTCAACGAGACCGCCTCCCTCTCGTCCGCCGACAACGATCCCGAGGATAGTCAG GACTCGGTCTTCGAGGGCTGGTTGAGCGTGCCCAATAAGCAGAATCGAAGACGCGGCCAGAGCTGGAAGCGCCAATATGTGATTGTCTCGTCGCGCAAAATCATCTTCTACAATTCGGAATTCGACAAGCACAATACAACAGATGCTGTGCTCATACTCGATCTTAG CAAAGTGTATCACGTGCGCAGTGTGACCCAAGGCGATGTGATTCGCGCCGATGCCAAAGAGATTCCGCGCATCTTCCAATTGCTGTACGCCGGCGAGGGCGCCTCGCATCGTCCCGACGAGCAACTGGACTCGACGCTGCTTGGCAGCGGCAACGAGGAGCGTCCCGGCACCATAATACACAAAG GTCATGAGTTTGTCCAGATCACATACCATATGCCAACGGCCTGTGAGGTGTGCACCAAGCAGCTGTGGCACGTGTTTAAGCCGCCGGCGGCATACGAATGCAAGAG ATGCCGCAACAAGATCCACAAAGAGCACGTGGACAAGCACGATCCGTTGGCGCCGTGCAAGCTCAATCATGATCCGCGCAGTGCACGCGatatgctgctgttggccgCCACGCCCGAGGAGCAATCGCTGTGGGTGGCGCGATTGCTCAAGCGTATCCAAAAGAGTGGATACAAGGCCAACTCgtcgaacaacaacagcaccgaTGGCAGCAAAATCTCCCCCAG CCAATCGACGCGTTCCGCCTACAAACCCTACGCGGCGATTGTCCAACGCTCCGCCACGCTGCCGGCGAACTCTTCGCTCAAGCAATGA
- the LOC117572048 gene encoding rho-associated protein kinase 1 isoform X3, whose product MDGERRRRATTLEREMRDPTSICNVDCLLDTVSALVSDCDHDSLKRLKNIEQYAYKYKPLAQRINQLRMNVDDFDFIKLIGAGAFGEVQLVRHKSSRHVYAMKRLSKFEMMKRPDSAFFWEERHIMAHANSEWIVQLHFAFQDSKYLYMVMDFMPGGDIVSLMGDYEIPEKWAIFYTMEVVLALDTIHNMGFVHRDVKPDNMLLDSYGHLKLADFGTCMRMGANGQVVSSNAVGTPDYISPEVLQSQGVDNEYGRECDWWSVGIFLYEMLVGETPFYADSLVGTYGKIMDHKNSLSFPPEVEISEQAKALIRAFLTDRTQRLGRYGIEDIKAHPFFRNDTWSFDNIRESVPPVVPELTSDDDTRNFEDIERDEKPEEMFPVPKSFDGNHLPFIGFTYTGDYQLLSSDTVDAESKEAQSVNSSSNSSGNAANNNHGHNHSRHRPSNSNELKRLEALLERERARAEQLEQQDTSLRQQMELSTKREAELQRIATEYEKDLALRQHNYKVAMQKVEVEIELRKKAEAQMVETQRKLENEQKTRTRDLNINEKVLTLEKQLHDMELSFKSETEHTQKLKKQNAELGFTLKTHEEKVRDMCEMIDTLQKHKEELGQENAELQAQMVQEKNLRSQLKELHKEAENKMQTLANDHERTLSREQKAQEDNRALLEKISELEKTHASLDFELKAAQGRYQQEVKAHQETEKSRLVSREEANLQEVKALQSKLNEEKSARIKADQNSQEKERQLSMLSVDYRQIQLRLQKLEGECRQESEKVAALQSQLDQEHSKRNALLSELSLYSSEVAHLRSRENQLQKELAAQREAKRRFEEDLAQLKSTHHEALANNRELQAQLEAEQCFSRLYKTQANENREESAERLAKIEDLEEERVSLKHQVQVAVARADSEALARSIAEETVADLEKEKTIKELELKDFIMKHRNEINVKEATLATLKEAESELHKKLTLKANECDELQQQHKKQLDELQQQRAAKDEEIAKLGEKCKNEVLLKQTAVNKLAEVMNRRDSESQKQKSKARSTAELRKKEKEMRRLQQELSQERDKYNQLLLKHQDLQQQSVEDQQLKQKMFMEIDCKATEIEHLQSKLNETASLSSADNDPEDSQHSSLLSLTQDSVFEGWLSVPNKQNRRRGQSWKRQYVIVSSRKIIFYNSEFDKHNTTDAVLILDLSKVYHVRSVTQGDVIRADAKEIPRIFQLLYAGEGASHRPDEQLDSTLLGSGNEERPGTIIHKGHEFVQITYHMPTACEVCTKQLWHVFKPPAAYECKRCRNKIHKEHVDKHDPLAPCKLNHDPRSARDMLLLAATPEEQSLWVARLLKRIQKSGYKANSSNNNSTDGSKISPSQSTRSAYKPYAAIVQRSATLPANSSLKQ is encoded by the exons ATGGATGGGGAGCGGCGACGTCG AGCGACGACGCTGGAGCGCGAGATGCGCGATCCGACGAGCATCTGCAACGTGGACTGTCTGCTGGACACGGTGTCGGCGCTGGTCAGCGATTGTGATCACGATTCGCTGAAGCGTCTCAAGAACATTGAGCAGTATGCCTACAAAT ATAAACCGCTGGCGCAGCGCATTAATCAGCTGCGCATGAATGTGGATGACTTTGATTTCATCAAACTGATCGGAGCGGGCGCCTTTGGCGAAGTGCAGCTGGTGCGTCACAAATCCTCACGTCACGTCTACGCGATGAAACGTCTCTCGAAATTCGAGATGATGAAGCGACCCGATTCCGCCTTCTTCTGGGAGGAACGTCACATCATGGCGCATGCCAACTCCGAGTGGATTGTCCAGCTGCACTTTGCCTTCCAGGACAGCAAATATCTGTACATGGTGATGGACTTTATGCCCGGCGGCGACATCGTATCGCTGATGGGCGACTACGAGATACCGGAGAAGTGGGCCATCTTCTATACGATGGAAGTGGTGCTCGCCTTGGACACCATACACAACATGGGCTTCGTGCATCGCGACGTCAAGCCGGATAACATGCTGTTGGACAGTTATGGCCATCTGAAGCTAGCCGATTTCGGCACCTGTATGCGCATGGGCGCCAACGGTCAGGTGGTGTCCAGCAATGCGGTCGGCACTCCCGACTACATCAGTCCCGAGGTGCTCCAATCCCAGGGCGTTGACAATGAGTACGGACGGGAATGCGATTGGTGGTCGGTGGGCATATTCCTCTACGAGATGCTGGTGGGCGAGACGCCCTTCTATGCGGACTCGCTGGTGGGCACGTACGGCAAGATCATGGATCACAAGAACTCGCTGAGTTTTCCCCCCGAGGTGGAGATCAGTGAGCAGGCGAAGGCGTTGATTCGCGCCTTTCTCACCGATCGGACACAGCGTCTGGGTCGCTATGGCATCGAGGACATCAAGGCGCATCCGTTCTTTCGCAACGACACCTGGTCCTTTGACAACATACGCGAGAGTGTTCCGCCCGTTGTTCCCGAGCTGACGTCCGACGATGATACGCGCAATTTCGAGGACATCGAACGAGATGAGAAACCCGAAGAGATGTTTCCCGTGCCCAAGAGTTTCGATGGCAATCATTTGCCCTTCATCGGGTTCACCTACACGGGCGACTATCAGCTACTGTCCAGCGACACCGTCGACGCCGAGTCCAAGGAGGCGCAGTCGgtgaacagcagcagtaacagcagcggcaacgcGGCGAACAATAATCACGGCCACAATCACAGTCGCCATCGACCCTCGAATTCCAATGAGCTGAAGCGTCTTGAGGCGCTGCTGGAGCGAGAACGCGCTCGGGCCGAGCAACTGGAGCAGCAGGACACGAGTCTGCGGCAACAGATGGAGCTGAGTACGAAACGCGAAGCGGAACTGCAACGCATCGCCACCGAATACGAGAAGGATTTGGCTTTGAGACAGCACAATTACAAAGTCGCCATGCAGAAGGTCGAGGTGGAGATTGAGCTGCGGAAGAAGGCCGAGGCACAGATGGTGGAGACACAGCGGAAGCTGGAGAACGAACAGAAGACGCGCACACGCGATCTGAACATCAACGAGAAGGTGCTGACGCTGGAGAAGCAATTGCATGACATGGAGCTCAGTTTCAAGAGCGAAACGGAGCACACACAGAAGCTGAAGAAGCAGAATGCCGAGCTTGGGTTCACACTGAAGACGCACGAGGAGAAGGTGCGCGACATGTGCGAAATGATCGATACGCTGCAGAAGCACAAGGAGGAACTCGGCCAGGAGAATGCCGAACTCCAGGCGCAAATGGTGCAGGAGAAGAATCTCCGTTCGCAGCTCAAGGAGCTGCACAAGGAGGCCGAGAACAAAATGCAAACGCTGGCCAACGATCACGAGCGCACGCTGTCCCGCGAACAGAAGGCCCAAGAGGACAATCGGGCGCTGCTCGAGAAGATCAGCGAACTGGAGAAGACGCACGCGAGTCTCGACTTTGAGCTGAAGGCCGCCCAGGGTCGCTATCAGCAGGAGGTAAAGGCGCATCAGGAGACGGAGAAGTCGCGTCTGGTGTCCCGCGAGGAGGCCAATCTCCAGGAGGTGAAGGCGCTGCAATCGAAGCTCAACGAGGAGAAGTCGGCACGCATCAAGGCCGATCAGAACTCGCAGGAGAAGGAACGACAGCTGAGCATGCTGTCGGTGGACTATCGCCAAATACAGCTACGTCTGCAGAAGCTCGAGGGCGAGTGCCGTCAGGAGTCGGAGAAGGTGGCGGCTCTGCAATCGCAGCTGGATCAGGAGCACAGCAAACGCAACGCGTTGCTCTCGGAACTGAGTCTGTACAGCTCGGAGGTGGCGCATTTACGCTCCCGGGAGAATCAACTACAAAAGGAGCTGGCTGCCCAGCGGGAGGCGAAGCGACGCTTCGAGGAGGATCTGGCACAGTTGAAGAGCACGCATCACGAGGCGTTGGCCAACAATCGGGAGCTGCAGGCACAACTCGAGGCGGAGCAATGCTTCTCGCGCCTCTACAAGACGCAGGCGAACGAGAATCGCGAGGAGAGCGCCGAGCGTCTGGCCAAGATCGAGGATCTCGAGGAGGAGCGCGTCTCCCTCAAGCATCAAGTGCAAGTGGCGGTCGCAAGAGCCGACTCGGAGGCCCTGGCACGCTCCATTGCCGAGGAGACGGTCGCGGATCTGGAGAAGGAGAAGACGATCAAGGAACTGGAGCTCAAGGATTTTATCATGAAGCATCGCAACGAGATCAACGTGAAGGAAGCGACACTCGCCACGCTCAAGGAGGCCGAATCGGAGTTGCACAAGAAGCTCACGCTCAAGGCCAACGAATGCGacgagctgcagcagcagcataagaAACAGCTCGAcgagctgcagcaacagcgtgCCGCCAAGGACGAGGAGATCGCCAAGCTGGGCGAGAAGTGCAAGAACGAGGTGCTGCTCAAGCAGACCGCCGTCAACAAGCTGGCCGAGGTGATGAACCGTCGAGACTCGGAGTCGCAAA AACAAAAGAGCAAGGCCCGCTCTACGGCCGAGTTACgcaagaaggagaaggagatgCGCCGATTGCAGCAGGAGTTGTCGCAGGAGCGCGACAAGTACAatcagctgctgctcaagCATCAGgatctgcagcagcagtccGTCGAGGATCAGCAGCTCAAGCAGAAGATGTTCATGGAGATCGATTGCAAAGCCACCGAAATCGAGCATCTGCAGAGCAAACTCAACGAGACCGCCTCCCTCTCGTCCGCCGACAACGATCCCGAGGATAGTCAG CACTCCTCTCTGCTCTCACTCACACAGGACTCGGTCTTCGAGGGCTGGTTGAGCGTGCCCAATAAGCAGAATCGAAGACGCGGCCAGAGCTGGAAGCGCCAATATGTGATTGTCTCGTCGCGCAAAATCATCTTCTACAATTCGGAATTCGACAAGCACAATACAACAGATGCTGTGCTCATACTCGATCTTAG CAAAGTGTATCACGTGCGCAGTGTGACCCAAGGCGATGTGATTCGCGCCGATGCCAAAGAGATTCCGCGCATCTTCCAATTGCTGTACGCCGGCGAGGGCGCCTCGCATCGTCCCGACGAGCAACTGGACTCGACGCTGCTTGGCAGCGGCAACGAGGAGCGTCCCGGCACCATAATACACAAAG GTCATGAGTTTGTCCAGATCACATACCATATGCCAACGGCCTGTGAGGTGTGCACCAAGCAGCTGTGGCACGTGTTTAAGCCGCCGGCGGCATACGAATGCAAGAG ATGCCGCAACAAGATCCACAAAGAGCACGTGGACAAGCACGATCCGTTGGCGCCGTGCAAGCTCAATCATGATCCGCGCAGTGCACGCGatatgctgctgttggccgCCACGCCCGAGGAGCAATCGCTGTGGGTGGCGCGATTGCTCAAGCGTATCCAAAAGAGTGGATACAAGGCCAACTCgtcgaacaacaacagcaccgaTGGCAGCAAAATCTCCCCCAG CCAATCGACGCGTTCCGCCTACAAACCCTACGCGGCGATTGTCCAACGCTCCGCCACGCTGCCGGCGAACTCTTCGCTCAAGCAATGA